A single Stutzerimonas stutzeri DNA region contains:
- the pqqA gene encoding pyrroloquinoline quinone precursor peptide PqqA — protein sequence MWTKPAFTDLRIGFEVTMYFANR from the coding sequence ATGTGGACCAAACCTGCTTTCACCGACCTGCGCATTGGTTTCGAAGTCACCATGTACTTCGCCAATCGCTGA
- a CDS encoding tRNA-dihydrouridine synthase, with product MPALLEPVQLGQLNLRNRTVLAPMTRVSAEPEGAANELMRDYYQAFAEGGFGLLISEGIYTDTAYSQGYFNQPGLATEQQRDSWVPVVEAVHGAGAAFIAQLMHGGAQTQGNIHHARHVAPSAVQPGGTQLSFYGGEGPYATPAAMTEDDIQVALAGFVQAARHAREAGFDGVELHGANGYLLHQFMSAEFNLRTDRWGGNYRARLALPLAVIDAVRDAVGGDFLVGMRLSQGMVSASRLKWEGGVEEARMRFATLAEAGLDYLHVTEYDVGAPAFGEGPTLSAIARASVSIPVIGNGSVTTGEQAQRLLDEGEMDLVAIGKAALANHDWPLRVRDGDPISAFDQAMFQPMATLTNELAWRGMNDRPATRQR from the coding sequence ATGCCCGCACTACTCGAACCCGTCCAGCTCGGTCAGTTGAATCTGCGCAACCGTACCGTCCTGGCGCCCATGACGCGCGTCAGCGCCGAGCCGGAAGGCGCCGCCAACGAGCTGATGCGTGATTATTACCAGGCCTTCGCCGAAGGCGGGTTCGGCTTGCTGATCAGCGAAGGCATCTACACCGATACGGCCTACAGCCAGGGCTATTTCAATCAGCCGGGCCTAGCGACCGAGCAGCAGCGCGACAGTTGGGTACCGGTGGTCGAGGCGGTGCACGGCGCCGGAGCCGCCTTTATCGCCCAACTCATGCACGGTGGGGCCCAGACTCAGGGCAATATTCATCACGCTCGTCACGTCGCGCCCTCCGCGGTCCAGCCCGGCGGAACTCAATTGAGTTTCTATGGCGGCGAGGGCCCTTATGCGACGCCCGCAGCGATGACCGAGGACGACATTCAGGTTGCGCTCGCCGGGTTCGTCCAGGCTGCTCGCCACGCGCGCGAAGCGGGCTTCGATGGCGTGGAGCTGCACGGCGCCAACGGCTATCTGCTGCACCAGTTCATGAGCGCCGAATTCAACCTGCGCACCGACCGCTGGGGTGGCAATTACAGGGCCCGGCTGGCGCTGCCGCTGGCGGTCATCGACGCGGTGCGCGATGCCGTCGGCGGTGATTTCCTGGTTGGCATGCGGCTGTCGCAGGGCATGGTCAGCGCCAGCCGGCTGAAGTGGGAGGGCGGCGTCGAAGAGGCCAGGATGCGTTTTGCCACGCTGGCCGAGGCTGGCCTGGATTACCTGCACGTCACCGAGTACGACGTAGGCGCGCCAGCGTTCGGCGAAGGCCCGACCTTGTCGGCAATCGCCAGGGCCAGCGTTTCGATTCCAGTGATCGGCAATGGCAGCGTGACGACCGGCGAACAGGCGCAGCGCCTGCTCGACGAGGGTGAGATGGACCTGGTGGCCATCGGCAAGGCGGCCCTGGCGAACCATGACTGGCCGCTGCGCGTGCGCGACGGCGACCCGATCAGCGCGTTCGACCAGGCGATGTTTCAGCCCATGGCCACGCTGACCAACGAGCTGGCCTGGCGTGGTATGAACGATCGCCCAGCGACACGCCAGCGCTAG